One genomic window of Arvicola amphibius chromosome 4, mArvAmp1.2, whole genome shotgun sequence includes the following:
- the LOC119811083 gene encoding olfactory receptor 2Z1-like, translated as MGASNVSTTSDFTLVGLFSHTGPHLILFFLVATMFTTELLGNTILIFLIATDSRLHTPMYFLLSQLSLLDIGFPLITIPKMVADFLQERNVITFGGCATQMFFLMLMGVSEGVLLCFMSYDRYVAVCHPLHYQVLMRGQVCLVMVGASWFSGALVASVLTSITLTFPFCASHTVDHFFCELPALLKLSCADTSAYELALSVSGVLILLLPLSLVFTSYGHVLGAVLRMRSAEARHKAFTTCSSHMAVVALFYGAAVFMYMVPGSYHSPQQDNMVSLFYSLITPTLNPLIYSLRNREVRMAFVKAMGRADFRVKQ; from the coding sequence ATGGGGGCATCCAATGTGTCAACAACCTCAGATTTTACCCTCGTGGGGCTCTTCAGCCACACAGGACCTCAtctcatcctcttcttcctcgtGGCCACCATGTTCACCACAGAACTTCTAGGcaacaccatactgattttccTGATCGCCACAGACTCCAgactccacacacccatgtacttccTGCTCAGCCAGCTCTCACTCCTGGATATTGGCTTCCCACTGATCACCATCCCCAAGATGGTGGCTGACTTCCTGCAGGAAAGAAACGTCATAACCTTCGGGGGATGCGCCACCCAGATGTTCTTCCTCATGCTCATGGGTGTCTCTGAGGGTGTccttctttgcttcatgtcttaTGACCGCTACGTGGCTGTGTGCCACCCCCTGCATTACCAGGTGCTCATGAGAGGCCAGGTGTGTCTGGTGATGGTGGGCGCATCCTGGTTCTCGGGTGCACTTGTGGCCTCCGTCCTGACCTCCATCACCCTGACGTTCCCCTTCTGTGCCTCACACACCGTGGACCACTTCTTCTGTGAGCTGCCAGCTCTCCTCAAGCTGTCGTGTGCGGACACTTCCGCCTATGAGTTGGCACTATCCGTCTCCGGGGTGCTGATCTTACTATTGCCCTTGTCTCTCGTCTTTACCTCCTATGGCCATGTTCTGGGGGCTGTGCTGCGCATGCGCTCAGCCGAAGCTAGACACAAGGCTTTCACCACATGCTCGTCACACATGGCTGTAGTGGCTCTCTTTTACGGGGCAGCCGTGTTCATGTACATGGTCCCGGGCAGCTACCACAGCCCACAACAGGACAACATGGTATCCCTCTTCTACAGCCTCATCACACCCACCCTCAACCCcctcatctacagcctgaggaacagagAAGTCCGAATGGCCTTCGTCAAGGCCATGGGCAGGGCAGACTTCAGGGTGAAGCAGTGA